The Nocardioides zeae genome includes the window CCCGCAGGTCACGCGTCCTTCGGGTCGAGCACCGTGTCGATGACCTTGGCCGCCCACTCGAGCAGCGCCAGCCCGGTGATGGGCTTGCCCGCCACCACGGCGGTCTGCGGACGCGGCACCAGCACGGTGTCCGTGGCCGGCTTGACCAGCGACTTCGGGTAGAGCCGCTGCAGCCGCACGGCGCGCGACTCGGGCAGCGAGACGGGCGCGAACCGCACGTTCTTGCCCGCCGAGGTGACCTCGCGGATCCCGGCCGCGCGGGCCCGCGCCCGGAACCGCGCGACGTAGAGGAGGCTCTCCACCTCGACCGGGGGCTCGCCGTACCGGTCGACGAGCTCCTCGCGGATCGTGTCGACGTCCTCGTTGCTGCGCACCTCCGACAGGCGCTTGTACATCTCGAGCCGCAGGCGCTCGCTCGGCACGTAGCCGTGCGGCAGGTGCGCCTCGACGGGCAGCTCGATGCGCACCTCCTCCAGCTGGTCGTCCGGGGCGCCCTTGAAGTCGGCCACCGCCTCGCCGACGAGCCGCACGTAGAGGTCGAAGCCGACGTCCGCGATGTGGCCGGACTGCTCCCCGCCGAGCAGGTTGCCGGCGCCGCGGATCTCGAGGTCCTTCATGGCGATCGCCATGCCGCCGCCGAGGTCCGAGTGCTGGGCCAGCGTCGCGAGCCGCTCGTGCGCGGTCTCCGTCAGCGGCTTCTCGCTCGGGTAGAGGAAGTAGGCGTAGGCCCGCTCCCGCGACCGGCCGACGCGCCCGCGCAGCTGGTGCAGCTGCGAGAGGCCGAGCGTGTCGGAGCGCTCGATGATCATCGTGTTGGCGTTGGAGACGTCGAGGCCCGACTCCACCAGCGTCGTGCAGACGAGCACGTCGAAGCGCTTCTCCCAGAAGTCGAGCATCACCTGCTCGAGCTGCTTCTCGTTCATCTGGCCGTGGGCCGTGGCGACCCGTGCCTCCGGCACCAGCTCCGTCAGGTGCTGGGCGGCCTTCTCGATCGACTGCACGCGGTTGTGGATGTAGAACACCTGGCCGTCGCGCAGCAGCTCCCGCCGGATGGCGGCGATGACCTGCCGGTCCTCGTACGCGCCGACGTACGTCAGCACCGGGTGCCGCTCCTCCGGGGGCGTGGTGATCGTCGACATCTCGCGGATGCCGGTCACCGCCATCTCGAGCGTGCGCGGGATGGGCGTCGCCGACATGGCCAGCACGTCGACGCTGGTGCGGAGCCGCTTCATCTGCTCCTTGTGCTCCACGCCGAAGCGCTGCTCCTCGTCGACGATGATGAGGCCGAGGTCCTTGAACCGGATGTCGGGGTTGAGCAGGCGGTGGGTGCCGATCACGATGTCGACCTCACCGGTGGTGAGGCCCTCCAGCACCGCCTTGGCCTCCTTGTCGGACTGGAAACGGCTCAGCGCCTTCAGCACGACGGGGAACCCGCTCATGCGCTCCGCGAAGGTCGAGAAGTGCTGCGTCACGAGCAGCGTCGTGGGCACGAGCACGGCGACCTGCTTGCCGTCCTGCACCGCCTTGAACGCGGCGCGCACCGCGATCTCGGTCTTGCCGTAGCCCACGTCGCCGCAGACCAGCCGGTCCATGGGCACCAGCCGCTCCATGTCGCCCTTGACCTCGTCGACCGTCGAGAGCTGGTCCGGCGTCTCCGCGAACGGGAACGCGTCCTCGAGCTCGCGCTGCCACGGCGTGTCGGGGCCGAAGGCGTGGCCCTGGGTGGCCTGCCGCGCGGCGTACAGCTTGATGAGCTCCGCCGCGATCTCCTTGACCGCCTTGCGGGCACGCGCCTTGCGCTTGGTCCAGTCGCCGCCGCCGAGGCGGTCGAGGGCCGGCTGCTCGCCGCCGACGTAGCGCGTCACCTGGTCGAGGGCGTCGGCCGGCACGTAGAGCCGGTCCGGCGGGGCGCCCCGCTTGGAGGCGCCGTACTCGAGCACGAGGTACTCCCGCACCGCCCCCTGCACCTCGCGCTGCTTCATCTCGATGAAGCGGCCGACACCGTGCTGCTCGTGCACGACGAAGTCGCCGGCCTTGAGCTCGAGCGGGTCGATCTGGCGCTTGCGGCGGGCGGGCATCTTGCGCATGTCGCGCGTCGACGCCTTCTGGCCCGAGATGTCCTCACCGGTGAGCAGGGCGAGGCGGTTGGGCTCGTCCACGAGGCCGTGGGTGAGCGCGCCGCAGGTCACCGTCACGACGTCGGTCGGCGGGAGGGTGTCGACGGCGTCGACGAGACGGGCCGGTACGTCGCGGTCCGCCAGCGCCTCGACCGTGCGCTGGGCCGGACCGTGGCCCGGGTGCACGACGACGACGCGGTAGCCCTGGGTGAGCCAGCCCCCCACGTCGGCGAGCGCCTTCTCGACGTCGCCGCGGTAGGCCTCGGCGGGCTTCACCGACAGCGGCCGGCTGGGCACGCCGGCGATGGCGGCTTCCGTGGCCGGGGCGTCGACGGGCGCGCCGTCGTCCGCGATGCCGAACGGGCTGATGCTCCACCAGGCCTGGCCGCGGGCCAGGGCGTGCTCGCGCACGTCGGCGTAGGAGCGGTACGACGCCGCCCCCAGGTCGATCGGCGCCTGGCCCCCGCCGGCCGCGGCCGCCCAGGAGGCCGCGAGGAACTCCTCGCTCGTCGCGACGAGGTCCGCCGCACGACGGCGGCCGCGCTCGGGGTCGAGGACGAGCACGTGGGCGTCGGTCGGCAGCACGTCGAGGAGCAGCTCCAGCTCGTCGACGAGCACCGGCGCGAGCGACTCCATGCCCTCGACCGCGATGCCCTCGGCGAGCTTCTCGGTGAGCTCGCGCAGCTGCGGGTGCTGCTCACCGAGGGCCCGGGCGCGCTCCCGCACCTCGGGCGTCAGCAGCAGCTCGCGGCAGGGCGGCGCCCACAACCGCTCGACCTTCTCCAGGGTGCGCTGGTCGGCGACCGAGAAGGTGCGGATGTCCTCCACCTCGTCGCCCCAGAACTCGACGCGCAGCGGGTGCTCGTCCGTCGGGGGGAAGACGTCGACGATGCCGCCACGCACGGCGTACTCCCCGCGCTTCTCGACGAGGTCGACGCGCGTGTACGCCGCCGCCTCCAGCCCGCGGACCACTCCCTCGAGCGACGCCTCGGCCCCGGGGGCGAGCTCGACGGGCACGAGGTCGCCCAGGCCCTTGACCTGCGGCTGCAACACGCTGCGCACCGGCGCCACGACGACGGACAGCGGGCCGTTGGCCGCGTCGTCCCCCGGGTGCGCGAGGCGGCGCAGCACGGCGAGGCGGCGGCCGACGGTGTCGCTGCGGGGGCTGAGCCGCTCGTGCGGGAGGGTCTCCCAGCTGGGGAAGTAGCCGACCGTCGCCGGGTCGAGCAGGTCGCCCAGCGCGGCGACGAGCTCCTCGGCGTCACGGGTCGTGGCGGTCACGGCGAGGACGGTGCGACCGAGGTCGGCGAGCCCCTTCACGACGAACGGCCGCACCGCGGCGGGACCGGTCAGGTCGAGGACCCGCTCGGAGCGGTCCCGCGCCCCCGCGAGCGCCTCGTCGAGGGTCGGATCGGCCAGGACGGCGTCGGCGAGCCCGGAGAGTTGCACGAGGAAGGAGCCTAGTCCGGGCCCCGGCGCGCCACCATTCGAGGACGGGCGGGGCGTGGGTGGGGGCCCGGGGTAAAGAAAACGCGGACCGGGCGTCGGCCTGGGGAAAGAGAACGCGGACCCGGAGGCCCGGGTCCTCGGCGTGTCGCGGGCTCGGGTCCGCGTTTTCCTTCGCCGCGCCGCACGGCCCGCGCACTTTCTTCCGACCGGGCTCGACCAGGCCCGATCGGCGCCTCAGCCCGCGGCGTCCGCGTACCCGCTCGCGGCCGCGTACACCGACGCGACGTAGGCATCGTCGTGGTTGTAGGAGAACACCGCCTCGGCCCAGCCCTTCCCCGTCGCGAGGTCGTGGCCGTCGTGGCAGAGGTAGCGGGCGGCGGCGTAGGCCGCGTCGTCGAGGTCGTTGGGATCCATGACGCCGTCACCGTCGCCGTCGGAGCGCCAGCGGTCCCAGGTCGAGGAGATGAACTGGAGCGGACCGACGGCGTGGTCCCACGTCGGGTCGCCGTGCCACGCGGCGAGCAGCGGGTCGGACGGGATCGCCGCGAACCCCCCGGTCCCGTCGAGCGCCGGACCCACGATCGGCGGCTCGGCCCGGCCGTCGAGGCCGAGGATGCTGCCGTGGATCGTGCCGTGGTGGGACTCGACCCACCCGATGCCGGCGAGCGTCGACCAGCCCATCGAGCACGACGGCGCCTCCGTGCGCAGGCGCAGCTCGGCCACGGCGTACGCGTTGACCGCGACCGGCGGGATGCCCGTCGCCTCGGCCACCTGGGCGGTCCAGGCGGCGTCCACGACCGGGACGACCGGGCGCCCGGCGGGCACGATCGGCGCGGGGTCGGAGGCGGGCGGCACCACCCCGCCGGGCGCGGACGTCCCCGCCTCGGGCGCCGGTGCCGGGGTGTCCCGGCCGAGCCACCACGCCGTGCCGACGAGGGCGAGGCCGAGGACCGCCACGAGGAGGGGTACGGCGAGGCGCCGTGTCCGCTGACGCCGCTGCGCCGCCCGGCGTCGGCGCTGGGCGGCGGTGGGCGCGCGACCCGACGACCGCGGCGCAGGCCGCCTGGCCGGAGCCGTCTTCTTCGCCGCGGCCTTCTTCGGCGCGGCCTTCTTCGGCGCGGCCTTCCCAGCCGCGGTCGTGCGCGGCGTCGGCCGGCTCCGCGGCGCCGGACGCCGCGGACCCGGCGAGGTCACCCGAAGCGGCCGTTGACGTAGTCGCTCGTGCGCTGGTCGCGGGGTGTGGTGAACATGGCGTCAGTATCCCCGTGCTCGACGATCACGCCGGGAGTGCCCTGCGCGGCGAGGAAGAAGGCGCAGGTCTGGGAGACCCGACGGGCCTGCTGCATGTTGTGCGTGACGATGACGATGGTGATCTCGCGGGCCAGCTCCGTCATGGTCTCCTCGATGACCCGGGTCGAGGTGGGGTCGAGCGCGGAGCACGGCTCGTCCATGAGCAGCACCTCGGGCCGCACCGCGAGCGAGCGGGCGATGCACAGCCGCTGCTGCTGCCCGCCCGACAGGCCGCCGCCGGGCGCACCGAGCCGGTCCCGCACCTCGGTCCACAGGCCGGCCCGCACGAGCGAGCTCTCGACGAGCTCGTCCTTCTCGTCGCGTGACGCCTTGGTGCCGGTGAGGCGGAGGCCCGCGAGCACGTTCTCCCTGATCGACATGGCGGGGAACGGGTTGGGCTTCTGGAACACCATCCCGATGGCCCGGCGGGCGTCGGTCAGCTTGCGCCGCGGGTCGTAGACGTCCTGGCCGTCGAGGAGCACCTCGCCGGCGAGCGCCGCGGACGGCACCAGCTCGTGCATCCGGTTGAGGATGCGCAGGAAGGTCGACTTGCCGCACCCCGACGGACCGATGAGCGCGGTCACGCTCCGTGCGGGCATGGTGAGCGAGACGCGGTCGAGCACGAGCCGGTCGCCGAACCACGCCGACACCTCGCGCGCCTCGAGCTCCCCGCCCGTGCCGGGACCGGCGCCGCCGGTGCCCACCCGGTACGCCGCGGGCCCGCCGCCCGGCACCTCCCCGGGCAGGGCCGGGATGACGGTGGTGGCCTGGTCGTCGGCGTACAGGTCGACGGTCGCCGCGGTGGGGACGACGGGGTCGTGGCGCATGGGTCGGTTCCTCTCGGGGTGGCCCGCCGCCGTCGGACGGTGTCCGACGACGGCGGGCCGGGATGTGCGGTGGGGCGGTCCGGCGGGTGGGTCAGCGACCCGTGACCGTGAAGGTCTGGCTGCGGCCGTTGACGCTGCGGTCGCCGGAGTAGACGGCGCGCAGGGTGTGCGTGCCCCGGCCGACCTTCGGCAGGGTGATGGCGGCGACGCCCCGGCTCACCGTGCCGCGGGCGAAGACCTTGCTGCCGGCGTAGATCGTCACGCTGCCGGTGATGGCCTGCTGGACGCCGGGCACGGTGACGACGACGGTCCCGCGGGTGCGGGACGCGCTGGTGGAGACGGCCGACGGGAAGGTCTCCCCGATGGCCGGGGTCGCCTTCTGGATGGTGTGCGTGCCCGACGCGGAGGCGGGGACGAGCACGTCGTTGCCGAGGTACTCCATCTTGATGGCGTAGGCACCGGCGGGCGTCGAGGCCCCGGCGGTCAGCGTGGCCTTGCCGTTCGCGTCGAGGGCGACGGTCGTGCGGGCGCCGCCGAACGTGAAGCGGACCTGGCCGGTGGCCGCGGCGCCGTCCGGCGTCGTGACGGTCGCGGACAGCACCCGGGCCTGGCCGAAGCTGCTGCGGCTCGGCGAGACACCCGCCCGGAGCACCGGTGCGACCTTGACGACGACGGAGGCGGCGGCGGAGGTGGAGCCCTCCTGGAGCACGCCGGAGCCGGGCACGTAGCGCGCCGTGTAGGTGTGGCTGCCCGCGGGGACGCCGGTGATCGTCGTGGCGAAGCGGCCCTGCGCGAACCGCGCCGTGGCGACCTTCGTCGTGCCCTCGAGGACCTCGACGGTGCCCGCCGAGACGTCCGCGCCCTTCGCGTCGACCGTGGCCGCGAACGCCACGCTGCCCGCCGCCGGCGAGGACGCGGTGAGCGTCGTGCCCGTCACGACGACCTCGTTGGTCGTGAAGTTCGACGTCGCGCTCTGGGTCGCCTCGCCGCACACGCCGCCGAACTCGTCGCGGGCGAGCTGGTCGAAGCCGGCGGCCTCGATGAGCGGGCGCGCGTCGGTCGAGCACACGAAGCCGTCGGCGCCGAAGACGCCCGCGAGGCGGGTGCGGTCGGCCGCGCGCACGACGTTGTAGAGCGCACGCTTGGCGGAGAACCCGCCGACGATGGTGACGGTGCCCGCCAGCTCGGCCCGACCGGTCGAGAACGGCGCGATCGCGTTGGGGTTCGACTTCACGGTGGTGTCGTCGTGCTCCTGCACGTCCACCACCGTCGCGGCCAGCGTGACGTCGACACCGCCGTTGAGCTTCTTCAGCTCGGAGGTGAAGAAGGAGCGCGTGCCGGAGCCCGACTGCGGGATCTGCGGGACGATCGCGCCCGCCTTGCCGCCGACCTCGCTCCAGTTCTTGATCGTGCCCTGGTAGATCCCGACGATCTGCGCCGAGGTCAGGGTGGCGGGCGCGTTGGTCGTGCGGGCCGTCGCGAGCCCGAGGCCGTCGACGGCGAACGGGTAGGCGTAGAGGCCGGCGTTGACCTCGGCGTCGTTGAGCGCCGAGGAGGAGCGCGCGAAGTCGATGTTCGGGTTCGAGGGGTTGTAGAGCGTGGCCTTGCCCTGGCCCGAGCCGTTGGGCCGGTTGACGGGCTGCGTCCCCTGGCGCACGACGATCTGCGCGCTGGTGCCGGCCGTGAGGGCGTGGAAGCTGCGGAGCTTCCCCGTGGTGACGGAGGCGTTGTAGCCCGGCACCGCGGTCCCGGCGACGGTCGCGCCGTCGGCCAGGTTGTCGAGCACGAACTGGCTGGTGTCGGAGCCGACGCCGACGATGTCGCCGGCGGCGGGCGGAGCGGCGGGGTCGGCCGAGGCGGGGGCGAGCGAGCCCAGCGCGAGCGCCGCGGTCGCCAGCGACCCGGCGAGCACGGTGGAGAGGAGCGGACGAGCGAACATCGGGTGGATCTCCTGTCATCAGCTGCGCACCACGGTCGCGGTGCGTTCTTCTCGGGTGGGGTGGGACGGGAGGAACGGGTGCTGCGGAGGAGCGGTCAGAGGAGGTTGGGGAGCAGCCGCGCGGCGCTGTCGGCGGTCGCCCAGGAGAGCGCGAGCACGACGGGGGCGCTCACGACCCACACGAGGGCCCCGGCCACCCGGCGGCGGAGGAGGGCGATGGCGACGACCGCGACGCACACCCCGCCGAGCTGCAGCGCGAGCAGCGGCAGGGCGGCCGTGTCGACGTGCTGGGGCTTCTCCCCCGCGGGTACGGCGCTGGGCACACCGCCCGGCGCCGCGAACCCCTCGCCGTCCACGGGCACGGTGGAGGTGTCGACGTAGAGCACCTCGCCCGTGCTGAGCCGCCCGAGCGCCGTGTCCGTCGCGCCCGTGACGAGCGTGAGCCGGGCCTCGCCGTCGGCGAGGGGCCCGGGCAGCGGGTCGCCCGCCCGCCGCAGCCCCGTCACGGCGAGGCGCTGCCGGCCCTGGGCCCCGACGACCTCGACGGTGTCGCCGACCGCCAGCTCGTCGAGCCGCGCGAAGGGTCCGCCGAACGTCACGGCCCGGCCCTGCACGACGCTCACGCCCACCTGGCCGGGGAGCACGGTGTCCCGCCGGTGGCCGGGGCCGGCCCGGAGGTCGCCCGACGCCGTGCCCTCGACGACCACCTCGGCGACGTCGATCGCGGGGATCGTCAGCAGCGCGACGGGTGCGCCGACCGGAGCGGTCGGACCGACGGGCACGAAGCCGCCCGCGACGTCGGCGCGGAACGCGTCGTACAGCACCGCCTGGTCGCGCGCGTGGGAGACGCCGGAGAGCACGAGCAGGTGCAGCAGCAGCGTGAGGCTGAGCAGCGCGAGCGTGAACGCGGCGGAGGAGCCGACCTCGAGCCGGCTGCCGGGCCCGCCGACGGGGGCGGTCCTCGGCGGGCCGGGCGCCACGGGGTCGACCACCGGGGCGTTCACGAGCGGACCTTCCGCGCGACGAGCACGACCCGCCCGACCGCGCCCCCGAGGGCGCCGACGAGCGTCAGCACGAGGAGCAGTGGCAGCAGGGCGCTGGACGTCCAGGGCGAGCTCACCGGTGCGGTGGCCGCGGTCGTGACCGCCGCCGCCCCACCGGCCGGCGCGGTCGCGCCCGCAGCGGCGGGGGCGTCCGCCGCCGGGACGGCGCCGGGCAGGTCGCCCACGCCTCCCCCGGCCGGGAACGAGGGCGCTCCGGTGTCGGTGCCGGGGACGACCGGGGGTGCGACCGTCGGCGCCTCCTGGGCCGCCACCAGCTCGGCCGCGCGCTGCGCGCTGCGCCACAGCGGGGCGGTCGCCCCGGCGTCGGTGATGGGCAGGTACCCCTCCGGCAGCGTGCCGTTGCCGCGGCCCGGCCGCTGGCCCTCCGTCGTGGCCACCTGCAGGAACTGTGCGACGTCCGTCGCCTGCTCCGCCGGGAGCCCGTGGGTGCGGGCGACCGTGTGCACGACGAGGGTCCCCGGGTAGGCGTCACCCGCCTGCCGCACGGCCTGCTGGTCGACCACGTACGGCGCGACCGCGGCCTCCGCCACCCCGACGGTGTCCGTCGCGGGGCGGGCGAGGGCGACGGCCTTCGTCAGTCCCTCCGTCGTCGGTCCGACGAAGGTGCCCTCGCGGGTCTGGAGCTCGGCGACCGACAGCCCGAGGCGGGCGGCGTCACCGAGGCTGACGATGCCGAGCATGAAGCGGGTGCCGAGGCCCTGCCGGTTGACGCGTCCCACCCGCCACGGGTCGTTCGCCGAGGACCGCTCGCAGCGCGTCTGCACGTTGGGCCAGGCGTCGAGCACGGCCTCGGCGACCCGGCGCAGCGTCGTGACGGGTGCGGCGACCTGGTTGAAGTAGACGGACGGGTTGGCCTTGAGGCACTCCTGCTCGCTGGACGGCACGTAGGTGTCGAGCAGCGGGAAGTCCCGCACCGGCAGCGCCATCCCGGCGTACGACGGGTTGACCCGCATGCCCCAGGGGTCCGGCCGGCCCTGCACGAACGCGGCCGCGTCGGGGTCGGCCGCGACGTACGCGGTCAGCGCACCGATGACGTCCGAGGACTCCGAGATCGAGAGCACGGTGGCCGCGGCCTCCCGGGCGATCCGGTCCAGGTCGGGGTTGAGGGCGACGAACTCGGGGTCCTGGTTGATCGAGGTCGGGTTGTCCCCCATGCCGGGGTGCCCGCGCCCGAGGTCGGAGGCGACGTAGGACTGGGTCAGCAGCTTGGCGACGAGCCGCGCGTTGAGCCGCAGCTCGTCGACGGCCCCGGCGTTGTCGGGGCGGTCGACCACGTAGGCGACGCCGAACCCGGTGACGGCGGTCGGTCCGTAGGCCGTCGAGGTGCCGCGACGCGCGTCGTGCGGCCCGGACACGAGGGCCGCCGCGCCCTCGCCGCTCTCCATGAGCGCGAAGCCCGCCTCGTCGCTCATCCGGTTGTGCTGGAACTTGAAGCGGCCGTCCTCCAGGCAGTAGGCCGGGGCCCACTGCAGCGAGGCCTGCGCGAGCAGCTCGGACCCGTAGAACCCGACCGGTGCCCGCGGGTCGAGCACGTCGCACACGTTGGGGGCGAGGCCGAAGGTCAGCGGGACGGAGAACCGGTGCTGCCAGTTCGACGCCGACCACCACAGCGCGGGCGACACGGCGAGGTCGACGCCCTCGGACGCGTAGTTGCTGGAGCCCTCCAGCCAGCGGCCGCTGCGGCGGCACTCGGGGTCGGTGTCGCACGACAGGCCCATGATCGGGATGACGACGATCGAGCAGGGCGTGGTCGCGTTGCAGCCGAGGGAGGCGTTCTCGACGTCGGTGCGCACCTCGAGGTCGACCGACCCGCGGCCGTCGGCGTCGGTGAACGCCGCGACCTCGGCCGGCGGCAGCGCGCCGTCGACGGCCGCCTCCGGCGCCATGGTCTCCGCGCTGCACGAGGCGAACCGGTCGCCGTCCGCGGCGGTGAACCCCGTGGCCCAGGTCGAGAAGCCGTCGACGGCGGCGCAGGTCGCGGCGTCCGGCAGCGGCGTCGTCCCCGCCCGGGCGGACCGCTCCTCCTCGGTCGCGGCGGTGTCGTGGCGCCACACGGCGGTGCGGTCGGGCAGGCTCTGCGAGCGCTGGGCCCGCGTCGAGGTCCAGCACGTGTCCCTCGACAGCCGCTGCGCGGCGGGCAGGTCGGGGTCGTCGAGCCCCCGGCACTGCAGCACGACGACGGGGTACTCCTGCGCCAGTCCGGTCTCGCCGTAGGGGTCCGCCGCCCGGGCACCGCTCGGGCGCGCGCCCGACCAGCTGACGTGCACCCGCTCGCGCGAGCGCAGCTGCTGGGTCTTGTCGACCGTCACGGTGACCTCGCGGCTGTCCACCACCTCGCGCGTGCCGTCGGCGTCGGTGAAGGTGCGTTCCAGCGTGCGGGTCTGCTCGAAGCCACCGGTGGCCGGCGCCGCCTGGGCCGGCGGGACGTCGGCGGACGGCAGCCCGACGAGCACCGCCGCGGCGAGCAGCAGGCCGGCCAGCAGCCGGGCGCGGGCGCCGGCGAGCCGCCGCCTCACCGCGACGCTCCCGGGCGGCGGCGGAGCCAGACGGTGATCATCGCGGGCAGGAAGACGAGCGCGAGCACCTCGGCCGCCACGAGCCACGCGAACGGTCCCCGGTCCCCCGGCCGGTCGGAGGTCAGCTCGAGCGGGCTCGCGAAGACGGCTCCCCCGCCCGTCGCCGCGGCCGCCACCGGTTGCCCGGTCGTCGGGTCGAGCTGCACGTCGGACCCCACCGGGGCCGCGCCGGTGCCGGCGCCGGCCGGACCCGCCGCCGTACCCGTGCCGCCGCCTCCCCCGCCGCCACCACCCGCGGCGGGGTCGTCGGTCGAGGGCTCGCCGGTGCCGGTGTCGGTGCCGCACGGTCCCGCACCCTGCTTGTCGCAGGCCGCCGGGGCGGGCGCGATCGTCGCGAGCCGGTTCTCGTTCAGGTTGCGACCGTTGAAGGTGGGGTTGTTGCAGGACCGTACGTCGCGGTTGGCGAGCTCGACGCCCCCGTCGGCCGTGCCGAGCCGGGCGAGCTGGGTGAAGCCCGCCTGCACGAGGTTGAGCGGGAGCGGCGAGTAGCCGTAGGGGCCGGCCTTGGTCTGGCCCTGGCAGAGCGAGTAGTACATGAAGTCCACGAGCGTCTGCCGCTTCGCGGTCGTCATGCGCCGGTCCTGCGCGCCGACCGGGATGATCATGTAGGAGTACGACGACAGGGGGTAGGCCCGCGGGTCCGTCGAGGAGTAGACGCCCCGCAGGTCCTGCGTCAGGTAGTCCGACGCCGACGGGTCCTCGGTCTTGATCCGGGCCTGGGTCAGGGCCACCGCGACGTTGTACTGGGTCGGCTCGACGTAGTACCCGCCCTCGTTGAGCACCTTGACGACCGGGTAGTCCTCGTTGACCGGGTAGGAGTACTCGACGTACCCGATCGTGCCGTTGCCCGACGAGCTCGCGACCGTGTTCATCACCTGGTCGGAGCCGGCCTGGGCGATCGCGCGTCCCTCGCGCGGGAAGTAGGACGTGAGCGTGCCCCGGGGGAAGAGCGACTTCCAGGTGCTGCCGTGCCGGGCCGCCAGCCACGCCGTGAACTGGGCGGTGGTGCCCGAGCCGTCGGCGCGCACGACGGGCGTGATGGGGATCTTGGGGAACGTGCGGCCGTTGTTGTCGGCCGTGATCGCCGGGTCGTCCCAGCTCGTGATCTGGTTGGTGAAGATCTTGGCGATCGTGGCGCCCGACAGCCGCAGGTTGCGCACCTGCTGGTTGCCCACCTTGAGCTGGTAGGTGAAGGCCGTGCCGCCGGCGACGATCGGCAGGTAGGCGAACTGCCGGTTGCCCGCGGTGTCGGCGTTCCCGAACTCGTCGACCCCCTGGTACGGGATCTCCGAGATGGCGAAGTCGGTGCTGCCCTGGGCGAAGTTCTTGCGGCCGAGGGACGAGCCGCCGCCCGTGTAGGCGACGCGCATGCCGGTGGCCTCGACGTCCGCGATCCACTGCTCGACGATGAGCTGGCTCCACGTCGAGCCGGTGCCCTCGATCTGGGCGTAGACCACGGCGCGCGCGGCGGCCGCGTTGCCGGACGTCGTCCCCAGCAGCAGGAGGAGCGTGGCCACGAGGGCGGCGTACCGGAGCACCCGGGGTCGGGGCGGGGCGGGGAGTCGCATCAGGACCTCTTCGAGAGCGGGCCACGGGCCAGGAGCCGGGCGGTGACGAACAGCACGAGCACCAGCACGAGCAGCACGCTCGCCGCGGCGAAGCCGCGGGCGATGGCCTGGGGCTCGCCCGAGCGCACCGTGCTGAAGACGTAGAGCGGCAGGGAGTTCATGAACCCCGACGTCGGGTCGAGCGTGAGGAAGGGCGCCGCGCCGGACGTGAGCAGCACGGGTGACGTCTCGCCGACGCCGCGGGCGACGCCGAGGATGAGGGCCGTCGCCAGTCCGGGCCGCGC containing:
- a CDS encoding phosphate ABC transporter substrate-binding protein PstS, which encodes MRLPAPPRPRVLRYAALVATLLLLLGTTSGNAAAARAVVYAQIEGTGSTWSQLIVEQWIADVEATGMRVAYTGGGSSLGRKNFAQGSTDFAISEIPYQGVDEFGNADTAGNRQFAYLPIVAGGTAFTYQLKVGNQQVRNLRLSGATIAKIFTNQITSWDDPAITADNNGRTFPKIPITPVVRADGSGTTAQFTAWLAARHGSTWKSLFPRGTLTSYFPREGRAIAQAGSDQVMNTVASSSGNGTIGYVEYSYPVNEDYPVVKVLNEGGYYVEPTQYNVAVALTQARIKTEDPSASDYLTQDLRGVYSSTDPRAYPLSSYSYMIIPVGAQDRRMTTAKRQTLVDFMYYSLCQGQTKAGPYGYSPLPLNLVQAGFTQLARLGTADGGVELANRDVRSCNNPTFNGRNLNENRLATIAPAPAACDKQGAGPCGTDTGTGEPSTDDPAAGGGGGGGGGTGTAAGPAGAGTGAAPVGSDVQLDPTTGQPVAAAATGGGAVFASPLELTSDRPGDRGPFAWLVAAEVLALVFLPAMITVWLRRRPGASR